In Vagococcus hydrophili, one DNA window encodes the following:
- a CDS encoding energy-coupling factor transporter transmembrane component T family protein, with protein sequence MMNKLILGRYIPGDSFIHNLDPRAKLVASFYFIAIIFLCNNFASFGLMFAFTLFAILLSKISVRFFIKGVKPLIWLILFTVILQVLFSQGGEVYFKWGIFTISEWGLKNGAYIFIRFVLIIFMSTLLTLTTPPLSLADAIEYLLRPLKAIKFPAHEISLMLSIALRFVPTLMDETEKIMNAQRARGVDFGEGNLMQKMKAIVPLLIPLFVSSFNRAEDLAIAMEARGYQGGEGRTKYRVLHWEKNDTFVVIGFAILTGLLIWLRG encoded by the coding sequence ATGATGAATAAACTAATTTTAGGACGTTATATTCCTGGGGATTCATTCATTCATAATTTAGACCCGAGAGCCAAACTGGTAGCCAGTTTTTATTTTATTGCTATTATTTTCTTGTGTAATAATTTTGCGTCATTTGGATTAATGTTTGCTTTTACGCTTTTTGCGATTCTTTTATCAAAAATAAGTGTGCGTTTCTTTATTAAAGGTGTGAAACCCTTAATCTGGTTAATTTTATTCACGGTGATCTTGCAAGTTCTCTTTTCGCAAGGTGGAGAAGTTTACTTCAAGTGGGGGATTTTCACGATTAGTGAGTGGGGCCTTAAAAATGGTGCTTACATCTTCATTCGTTTTGTGTTGATTATTTTTATGTCAACCTTACTTACTCTGACAACGCCACCTTTATCACTGGCTGACGCCATTGAGTACTTACTGCGTCCGCTAAAAGCGATTAAGTTTCCAGCTCATGAAATTTCATTGATGCTATCGATTGCTTTGCGTTTTGTTCCGACATTAATGGATGAAACGGAAAAAATCATGAACGCTCAACGTGCTCGTGGTGTAGACTTTGGTGAAGGTAACTTGATGCAGAAAATGAAAGCCATCGTACCATTGTTAATTCCTCTTTTTGTGAGTAGTTTTAACCGAGCGGAAGATTTAGCGATTGCCATGGAAGCTAGAGGTTACCAGGGCGGTGAAGGTCGTACGAAGTATCGTGTCTTACATTGGGAAAAGAATGATACTTTCGTTGTGATTGGTTTTGCGATTTTAACAGGTCTTTTGATCTGGTTACGAGGATAA
- the truA gene encoding tRNA pseudouridine(38-40) synthase TruA, translating into MPRYKAVISYDGTNYAGFQVQNNAHTIQAEIENTLRRINGGKSITIHPSGRTDSGVHAKGQVIHFDYPHERDGEKFRFALDTQTPADICFQSVEQVDDEFHARYLAKEKIYHYHVDLGQSPDPFKRLYSAHYRYQPDLEIMRQAAKYIEGEHDFSVFCATGSAVQDKTRTVHEVTIEKVSETELVFIFRGNGFLYKMVRMLVGTLLKIGNGQLPVDAIEKALLNQDKKMTGPTAHPEGLFLMNVSYK; encoded by the coding sequence ATGCCACGTTATAAAGCAGTGATTAGTTATGATGGAACCAACTATGCAGGTTTCCAAGTTCAAAATAATGCCCACACGATTCAAGCTGAAATTGAAAATACGTTGAGACGAATTAATGGAGGGAAATCGATTACGATTCATCCTTCTGGTCGAACGGACTCTGGGGTTCATGCGAAGGGACAGGTGATTCACTTTGATTACCCACACGAGAGGGACGGGGAGAAATTCCGCTTTGCACTAGATACTCAAACCCCAGCAGACATTTGTTTCCAATCAGTGGAGCAAGTAGATGACGAATTTCATGCCCGTTATTTGGCAAAAGAAAAGATTTATCATTACCATGTGGATTTGGGTCAATCACCGGATCCATTTAAACGCCTGTATTCGGCTCACTACCGCTATCAACCTGATTTAGAGATAATGAGGCAGGCTGCTAAATATATTGAAGGAGAGCACGATTTTAGCGTCTTCTGCGCAACTGGTAGTGCGGTTCAAGATAAAACAAGAACAGTTCATGAGGTAACCATTGAAAAAGTGAGTGAAACAGAACTTGTTTTTATTTTTAGAGGAAATGGTTTCTTATATAAGATGGTTCGGATGCTTGTGGGAACCCTTTTAAAAATCGGCAACGGTCAATTACCAGTAGACGCGATTGAAAAAGCCTTACTTAATCAAGATAAGAAGATGACCGGACCAACAGCCCATCCTGAAGGTCTCTTCTTAATGAATGTGAGCTACAAATAA
- the rplM gene encoding 50S ribosomal protein L13, with amino-acid sequence MRTTYMAKNGEIDRKWFVVDATDIPLGRLSTVVASILRGKNKPTFTPHVDTGDYVIVINADKIKLTGKKATDKIYYRHSQHPGGLKAITAGELRDKNSRRLVENSIKGMLPKNTLGRQQGSKLFVYGEAEHKHEAQQPEVLDITNLI; translated from the coding sequence ATGCGTACAACATATATGGCCAAAAATGGCGAAATTGATCGTAAGTGGTTTGTAGTAGACGCGACAGATATTCCTTTAGGTCGTCTATCTACAGTCGTAGCATCTATCTTACGCGGAAAAAATAAACCAACATTCACACCACATGTAGACACAGGTGACTATGTCATCGTAATCAATGCAGACAAAATTAAATTAACTGGTAAAAAAGCAACTGACAAGATTTACTACCGTCATAGCCAACACCCAGGTGGTTTAAAAGCTATCACTGCTGGTGAATTACGCGACAAAAACTCACGCCGTTTAGTTGAAAACTCAATTAAAGGTATGTTACCAAAAAATACTTTAGGACGCCAACAAGGCTCTAAATTATTCGTTTATGGTGAAGCTGAACACAAACATGAAGCACAACAACCAGAAGTATTAGATATCACTAACTTAATTTAA
- the rpsI gene encoding 30S ribosomal protein S9 — protein sequence MAKVQYLGTGRRKTSVARVRLVPGTGKIIMNKKDIEEYIPHADLREVIMQPLVLTETKGAYDVLVNVDGGGYAGQAGATRHGISRALLQVDPDFRPALKRAGLLTRDARMVERKKPGLKKARKASQFSKR from the coding sequence TTGGCTAAAGTACAATATTTAGGCACAGGCCGTCGTAAAACATCTGTAGCTCGCGTACGCTTAGTACCCGGTACAGGTAAAATTATCATGAACAAAAAAGACATTGAAGAATATATTCCACATGCTGATTTACGTGAAGTAATCATGCAACCACTAGTATTAACAGAAACTAAAGGCGCATATGACGTATTAGTTAACGTTGACGGTGGAGGATACGCAGGACAAGCTGGGGCAACTCGCCACGGTATCTCTCGCGCTCTTTTACAAGTAGATCCAGATTTCCGTCCAGCTCTTAAACGTGCAGGATTGTTAACTCGTGACGCTCGTATGGTTGAACGTAAAAAACCAGGTCTTAAAAAAGCTCGTAAAGCATCACAATTCTCTAAGCGTTAA
- a CDS encoding (deoxy)nucleoside triphosphate pyrophosphohydrolase: MKKEINVVGAIIIKDKKILCCQRGPGRALANLWEFPGGKIEADELKVQALKREIKEELKVQVDIVEEEFAFCRYEYDFGYVNLTTFICYLKSGEPQLTEHLQVKWLQAEELNSLEWAPADIPTVDKLMNEEIEDL; the protein is encoded by the coding sequence ATGAAAAAAGAGATTAATGTTGTGGGAGCAATTATTATTAAAGATAAAAAAATCCTTTGTTGTCAAAGAGGTCCTGGGAGAGCTTTAGCGAATCTTTGGGAGTTTCCTGGTGGAAAGATAGAAGCGGATGAATTAAAAGTTCAAGCTTTAAAACGCGAGATTAAAGAAGAGTTAAAAGTTCAAGTGGATATAGTGGAAGAAGAGTTTGCTTTTTGTCGGTATGAATATGATTTTGGTTATGTTAATTTAACGACGTTCATCTGTTATTTGAAGTCGGGTGAACCACAATTAACGGAGCATCTCCAAGTTAAGTGGCTACAGGCAGAAGAACTAAATTCATTAGAATGGGCACCTGCTGATATTCCAACGGTTGATAAATTAATGAATGAGGAAATCGAGGACTTGTGA